From Aspergillus fumigatus Af293 chromosome 5, whole genome shotgun sequence, a single genomic window includes:
- a CDS encoding PP1-complex regulatory subunit GLC8, with protein MMTMAHNHEGVPKRPKGILKNSSGNVPQTAHATENFFINPARMDNVDTKEITLQNTLQNAGRRRSSSNMGAGSSSRRQSLASIRGHDEQISPRLKWDEANLYLTEQEKTAKMKIDEPKTPFAPHYDPAEDDEELRLAEAEESLIDAQDVVVDELDKTKKGTRKGISVDDIPDLELGEPEEPSYMVGSGEGNRIIRERSLSNESHRSDKHVVVGTGEENGVGADGDHLMTTEEAKEKHRQFEQMRKKHYEMRNIKKLLAHPEDLDEMEEDNDDDDDNDNGSVNPPRLP; from the exons ATGATGACCATGGCGCATAACCATGAGGGTGTGCCTAAGCGGCCCAAGG GCATTCTCAAGAACTCCAGCGGAAATGTCCCTCAGACAGCTCACGCGACAGagaatttcttcatcaacccAGCACGCATGGACAACGTCGATACGAAGGAAATTACCCTGCAGAACACACTTCAGAATGCTGGCCGGCGCCGGTCGTCATCCAACATGGGCGCTGGGTCGTCCTCTCGACGACAATCCTTGGCGAGCATCCGCGGCCATGACGAGCAGATCTCTCCGCGCTTGAAGTGGGACGAAGCGAACCTGTACCTGACCGAGCAGGAGAAAACAGCCAAGATGAAGATCGACGAGCCGAAGACACCGTTTGCTCCGCACTACGATCCcgccgaggatgacgaggaacTGCGACTcgcagaagcagaggagaGCCTGATCGATGCGCAGGACGTGGTGGTCGATGAACTGGACAAGACTAAGAAGGGCACTCGGAAGGGGATCTCCGTAGATGATATTCCCGACCTGGAACTCGGAGAGCCCGAAGAGCCGTCATACATGGTGGGCAGCGGAGAGGGGAATCGGATCATCCGCGAGCGCAGTCTGAGCAACGAGTCGCACCGCAGCGACAAACATGTTGTAGTCGGCACAGGGGAGGAGAACGGTGTCGGTGCGGATGGGGATCATCTCATGACGACAGAAGAGGCCAAAGAGAAGCATCGCCAGTTTGAGCAGATGCGCAAAAAGCATTATGAGATGAGGAATATCAAGAAACTTCTGGC GCATCCCGAAGACCTGGACGAGATGGAAGaagataatgatgatgatgacgacaacGACAATGGCTCCGTAAACCCACCACGATTGCCATGA